Proteins encoded within one genomic window of Rossellomorea vietnamensis:
- the uvrB gene encoding excinuclease ABC subunit UvrB, producing the protein MKDQFELKSKYKPEGDQPLAIEKLVQGINEGKRHQTLLGATGTGKTFTVSNVIKQVEKPTLIIAHNKTLAGQLYSEFKEFFPDNAVEYFVSYYDYYQPEAYVPQTDTFIEKDASINDEIDKLRHSATSSLFERKDVIIIASVSCIYGLGNPEEYRELVLSLRTGMEIERNQLLRKLVDIQYERNDIDFQRGTFRVRGDVVEIFPASRDEHCMRVEFFGDEIDRIREVDALTGEIMGDRDHIAIFPASHFVTREEKLQVAIKNIEKELEEQLAIMKEENKLLEAQRLEQRTRYDLEMMREMGFCSGIENYSRHLTLRPAGSTPYTLLDYFPDDFLIVVDESHVTLPQIRGMFNGDQARKKVLVDHGFRLPSAMDNRPLRFEEFEKKTQQLLYVSATPGPYELEHSPEMVEQIIRPTGLLDPVIEVRPIEGQIDDLLGEINERIEKNERVLVTTLTKKMSEDLSAYLKEIGIKVQYLHSEIKTLERIEIIRDLRLGKYDVLVGINLLREGLDIPEVSLVTILDADKEGFLRSERSLIQTIGRAARNSNGRVIMYADKITDSMQKALDETERRRTIQQEYNEKHGVTPTTIQKEIRDVIRATHAAEEAGVYEGEQTKVSKMSKPERQKLIASLEVEMKEAAKALDFERAAQLRDTILELKAEG; encoded by the coding sequence GTGAAAGATCAATTCGAGCTCAAATCCAAATATAAACCAGAGGGGGACCAGCCCCTTGCCATAGAGAAGCTGGTACAGGGCATAAATGAAGGAAAACGGCATCAAACGTTACTTGGGGCGACAGGGACAGGGAAGACCTTCACCGTCTCCAATGTGATCAAGCAGGTTGAAAAGCCGACCCTCATCATCGCCCATAATAAAACATTGGCGGGACAGCTCTACAGTGAATTCAAAGAGTTTTTCCCCGACAATGCCGTTGAATATTTTGTGAGTTACTATGATTATTATCAGCCGGAAGCATACGTTCCGCAAACGGATACCTTCATTGAAAAGGATGCCAGCATCAATGATGAAATCGATAAATTGAGACACTCTGCCACATCTTCCCTGTTTGAGCGGAAAGATGTCATCATCATTGCCAGCGTGTCCTGTATTTACGGTTTAGGTAATCCGGAAGAGTATCGTGAGCTCGTCCTATCCCTCAGGACCGGGATGGAAATTGAACGGAACCAATTGCTTCGCAAGCTTGTGGATATCCAATATGAACGAAATGACATCGACTTTCAGCGCGGGACTTTCCGTGTGCGCGGAGACGTCGTGGAAATTTTCCCGGCTTCCCGTGATGAACACTGTATGCGTGTGGAATTTTTCGGGGATGAAATCGACAGGATCCGTGAAGTGGATGCCCTCACCGGCGAAATCATGGGTGACCGTGATCATATCGCGATTTTCCCGGCTTCCCACTTCGTAACCCGTGAAGAGAAATTACAGGTTGCCATCAAGAATATTGAAAAAGAGCTGGAAGAACAGCTGGCGATCATGAAGGAAGAGAACAAGCTGCTGGAAGCTCAGCGGCTGGAACAGCGTACCCGCTATGACCTGGAAATGATGAGGGAGATGGGGTTCTGTTCAGGGATCGAGAACTATTCACGCCACCTGACATTAAGACCGGCAGGATCGACCCCCTATACGCTTCTGGACTATTTCCCTGATGACTTCCTGATCGTAGTGGATGAGTCCCATGTGACGCTTCCTCAGATCAGGGGAATGTTCAACGGGGACCAGGCACGTAAAAAAGTGCTCGTGGACCATGGATTCCGTCTGCCTTCAGCCATGGACAATCGTCCTCTTCGCTTTGAAGAGTTCGAAAAGAAAACCCAGCAGCTTCTCTACGTTTCAGCAACTCCCGGACCTTATGAGTTGGAGCATAGTCCTGAGATGGTCGAGCAGATCATCCGGCCGACGGGACTTCTTGATCCGGTCATCGAAGTGCGTCCGATTGAAGGGCAGATTGATGATCTCTTAGGTGAAATCAATGAACGGATCGAGAAAAACGAACGGGTTCTCGTGACGACGCTAACGAAGAAAATGTCAGAGGATCTTTCTGCCTACCTGAAGGAAATCGGGATCAAAGTTCAATACCTCCATTCTGAAATCAAGACGTTGGAGCGTATCGAGATCATCCGGGATCTGCGTTTGGGGAAATACGACGTGTTAGTCGGGATCAACTTACTCCGTGAAGGTCTGGATATACCTGAAGTGTCACTTGTCACCATATTAGATGCTGACAAAGAAGGCTTCCTGCGTTCGGAGCGTTCCCTGATCCAGACGATCGGACGTGCAGCCCGTAACAGTAACGGAAGAGTCATCATGTACGCAGACAAAATCACCGACTCCATGCAAAAAGCATTGGATGAAACCGAACGTCGCCGTACGATACAACAGGAATACAACGAAAAGCACGGCGTGACCCCGACGACGATTCAGAAAGAAATCAGGGATGTCATCCGGGCGACCCATGCCGCTGAAGAAGCAGGGGTTTATGAAGGAGAACAGACAAAGGTTTCGAAAATGTCTAAACCGGAGCGACAAAAACTTATTGCTAGCCTGGAAGTGGAAATGAAGGAAGCGGCCAAGGCACTGGACTTCGAACGTGCAGCACAGCTTCGTGATACCATTCTTGAGCTCAAGGCGGAAGGATGA